CGCCGCCGCCCAGCCTGTACCCAGCGAGAGCAGGACCGCTGGTGCCGGGGTGGCGGGCATGCTCCGGAAATCCAGCGGCCCCGGCTCCAGCCGCAGTGGCAGGGAGGCCAGCACCAGTCCATCCGCCGAGGGTGCCATCGCGGGGATGAGGCGTGCGGCGGGGAGAAGGTCGCTGATTTCCCCGAGCAGCCGGGTTTGCAGGACATCCAGCCGCATCCAGGAACCGGTGATCGCACGCTGCGGGCCGGAGACCGAGCGCAGCAGGAACAGCTCCCCGCCGATCCAGACCGGCTTGGTGGCGGACATGATCTCCGTCGGCGGCGGGGCGGCGGCGGGAGGGTCCGGTGCCGGAAGGGATTCCGCCGGTGCCCCGGCGGCGGGAGCGGGAACCGTCTCCGCCAGGAGCGAATCCGCCAGTTCGGCCTCCGCTTTGCTTTCTTCGGCCTTCCTGCGCACGGGAGCCTTCTTCGGTGCCTGCGCGATTTCCTCGATGATCGCTTTCTGGCGCATGTTCGCGCCGTCGATCGCACGGTTGCGGCGTTCCAGGTCCAGATGGCCGGTGGCTTTCAGCGCACCTTCGTTTCTTGGTGCGGGAGCCTGCGCTTCATCTGGAGCGGCGTCGGTCCCGGCGGGGATGGATTTCCAGGTCGGCGAGGCATTCCCCACGCGGACGAAATAGCGCTCGAAGGATTCGCCGGGTTGGGTGATCGCCCGCTGCAACTCACCGGAGGCGGGGGTGCCGTCCGGCTGGGTGAGCTGGCCGTTGTCCTTCCACAGGAGCCGGGCGCGGATGAACTCCGCGGGGCCGCCGAGGCCTTCCTCCAGCAGCACGTCCGCGCCCATGGTGTCCATCCGCCACAGGGCCAGGCGCATCTTTTCCTGCAAGTCCGCCTGCCGCACCGCGGCGATGCGCTCCCGCTCGGACGCCATGGCATTCCGCGTCTGCCACGCCATCGCGCCGAGGATGGTGGC
The nucleotide sequence above comes from Akkermansiaceae bacterium. Encoded proteins:
- a CDS encoding HAMP domain-containing histidine kinase — encoded protein: MRSPRTWLVWAAFALCAATILGAMAWQTRNAMASERERIAAVRQADLQEKMRLALWRMDTMGADVLLEEGLGGPAEFIRARLLWKDNGQLTQPDGTPASGELQRAITQPGESFERYFVRVGNASPTWKSIPAGTDAAPDEAQAPAPRNEGALKATGHLDLERRNRAIDGANMRQKAIIEEIAQAPKKAPVRRKAEESKAEAELADSLLAETVPAPAAGAPAESLPAPDPPAAAPPPTEIMSATKPVWIGGELFLLRSVSGPQRAITGSWMRLDVLQTRLLGEISDLLPAARLIPAMAPSADGLVLASLPLRLEPGPLDFRSMPATPAPAVLLSLGTGWAAALLAILAASFLVFGIMRLSERRASFVSAVTHELRTPLTTFRLYSDMLESNAVKPEKRGDYLRVLSREADRLSHLVENVLAFSRIERGSARSAVSSSRAGDLLASMRERFEARLATAGMSLHMPLDGPAAAETLRADSTAIEHILFNLVDNAAKYAAAGSPAILDISIARNRGKLEIRVADHGPGIPPDEHRRIFRAFHKSAREAAESRPGVGLGLALSRRLARGMGGDLTCESTPGQGATFILSLPA